Proteins from a single region of Pseudomonas phenolilytica:
- the rsmB gene encoding 16S rRNA (cytosine(967)-C(5))-methyltransferase RsmB: protein MNPRLAAARALSVVLSGKASLGSSLPEVLGKVDARDRGLTQELAFGTARWQPRLAGLAAKLLQKPFKAADHDVEALLLVGLYQLLHTRIPAHAAIGETVGCVDKLKKPWAKGLLNAVLRRAQREGEALLAELEHDPVIRVAHPRWLQKALKAHWPDQWEAVCAANNAHPPMMLRVNRRQGSREQYLAELQAAGIEAFACDFSEDGIRLASPCDVQQLPGFADGRVSVQDEAAQLAAGLLDLGPGQRVLDACCAPGGKTCHLLEREPQLAEVVALDLEPKRLARVQENLDRLQLSARLLAADARAIDQWWDGRPFQRILLDAPCSATGVIRRHPDIKLTRQAEDIPPLAALQGELLDALWPTLEVGGVLLYATCSVLPTENREVIAAFLARTPGARELDLPAGFGVTQPHGRQLLPQVDGHDGFYYAKLIKIAAQPRGVSGANAVSGVQS, encoded by the coding sequence ATGAATCCGCGCCTGGCGGCGGCCCGTGCGCTGAGCGTCGTGCTGTCGGGCAAGGCCTCGCTGGGCAGCAGCCTGCCCGAGGTGCTCGGCAAGGTCGATGCGCGCGATCGCGGCCTGACCCAGGAGCTGGCCTTCGGCACTGCACGCTGGCAACCGCGGCTGGCCGGGCTGGCGGCCAAGCTGCTGCAGAAACCGTTCAAGGCCGCCGATCACGACGTCGAGGCGCTGCTGCTGGTAGGCCTCTACCAGTTGCTGCACACCCGCATCCCCGCGCACGCCGCCATCGGCGAGACGGTCGGCTGCGTCGACAAGCTGAAGAAGCCCTGGGCCAAGGGTCTGCTCAATGCCGTGCTGCGCCGCGCCCAGCGCGAGGGCGAGGCGCTGCTGGCCGAGCTCGAGCACGACCCGGTGATCCGCGTCGCCCATCCGCGCTGGTTGCAGAAGGCGCTCAAGGCGCATTGGCCGGATCAGTGGGAAGCGGTCTGCGCCGCCAATAATGCGCATCCGCCGATGATGCTGCGGGTCAACCGTCGCCAGGGCAGCCGCGAGCAGTATCTCGCCGAGCTGCAGGCCGCCGGCATCGAAGCCTTCGCCTGCGATTTCAGCGAAGACGGTATCCGCCTGGCCAGCCCCTGCGACGTGCAGCAGCTGCCCGGCTTCGCCGACGGCCGCGTCAGCGTACAGGACGAAGCCGCGCAGCTGGCCGCCGGGCTGCTCGATCTCGGCCCCGGCCAACGCGTGCTGGACGCCTGCTGCGCGCCGGGCGGCAAGACCTGCCACTTGCTCGAACGCGAGCCGCAACTGGCCGAGGTGGTCGCCCTGGATCTGGAACCCAAGCGGCTGGCCCGGGTACAGGAAAACCTCGACCGCTTGCAGCTCAGCGCCCGCCTGCTGGCCGCCGACGCCCGCGCCATCGACCAATGGTGGGACGGAAGGCCGTTTCAGCGCATCCTGCTCGACGCGCCCTGTTCGGCGACCGGTGTAATTCGCCGGCATCCGGACATCAAGCTGACCCGGCAGGCCGAGGACATTCCACCGCTCGCCGCGCTGCAGGGCGAGCTGCTCGACGCCTTGTGGCCGACGCTGGAGGTCGGCGGCGTGCTGCTTTATGCGACCTGCTCGGTGCTGCCGACCGAGAATCGCGAGGTGATCGCCGCCTTCCTCGCCCGCACGCCGGGCGCACGCGAGCTGGACCTGCCCGCCGGCTTCGGCGTGACGCAGCCGCACGGGCGCCAGCTGCTGCCGCAGGTCGACGGTCACGACGGTTTCTACTACGCAAAGCTGATCAAGATCGCCGCGCAGCCACGTGGCGTATCCGGCGCTAACGCCGTTTCGGGAGTCCAGTCTTGA
- the fmt gene encoding methionyl-tRNA formyltransferase gives MTQSMRIVFAGTPEFAAQHLQALLDAGRTVVAVYTQPDRPAGRGQKLAPSPVKQLAVQHGIPVYQPQTLRDPAAQAELAALQADLMVVVAYGLILPQAVLDLPRLGCINSHASLLPRWRGAAPIQRAIEAGDDASGVTVMQMEAGLDTGPMLLKVSTPITAEDTGGTLHDRLAALGSQAVVRAVDALAAGTLQPEPQDDALATYAHKLSKDEARIDWRRPAVELERLVRAFNPWPICHTTLGSDALKIHAARVGAGQGEPGHILEASRHGLTVACGEGALSLTRLQLPGGKPLDFADLYNSRREQFAAGQVLGQ, from the coding sequence ATGACCCAGTCCATGCGCATCGTTTTTGCCGGTACCCCGGAGTTCGCCGCCCAGCATCTGCAGGCACTGCTCGATGCGGGCCGCACTGTCGTTGCCGTCTACACCCAGCCGGATCGCCCCGCCGGGCGCGGGCAGAAGCTGGCGCCGAGTCCGGTCAAGCAGCTCGCCGTGCAGCACGGCATCCCGGTGTATCAACCGCAGACCCTGCGCGATCCGGCGGCGCAGGCCGAGCTGGCAGCGCTGCAGGCCGATCTGATGGTGGTAGTCGCCTACGGCCTGATCCTGCCGCAGGCGGTGCTCGACCTGCCGCGCCTGGGCTGCATCAACAGCCATGCCTCCCTGCTGCCGCGCTGGCGCGGCGCGGCGCCGATCCAGCGTGCGATCGAAGCCGGCGATGATGCATCCGGCGTGACGGTGATGCAGATGGAAGCGGGGCTGGATACCGGACCGATGCTGCTCAAGGTCAGCACGCCGATCACGGCCGAAGACACTGGCGGCACGCTGCACGACCGCCTCGCCGCACTCGGCTCGCAGGCCGTGGTGCGGGCAGTCGACGCACTGGCTGCCGGCACACTGCAACCCGAGCCCCAGGACGATGCCCTCGCCACCTATGCGCATAAGCTGAGCAAGGACGAGGCGCGCATCGACTGGCGCCGTCCGGCGGTCGAGCTGGAACGGCTGGTCCGCGCCTTTAATCCGTGGCCGATCTGCCACACCACGCTTGGCAGCGATGCGCTGAAAATCCACGCTGCGCGCGTCGGCGCCGGGCAGGGCGAGCCGGGACACATCCTCGAGGCGAGCAGGCACGGGCTGACCGTCGCCTGCGGCGAGGGCGCGCTGAGCCTGACCCGCCTGCAGCTACCCGGCGGCAAGCCGCTGGACTTCGCCGACCTGTACAACAGCCGCCGCGAGCAGTTCGCCGCCGGCCAGGTCCTCGGCCAATGA
- a CDS encoding LysM peptidoglycan-binding domain-containing protein, with product MRKSLLALLLVAVGGIAQAAVQLKDDHPQRYTVVKGDTLWGISGRFLKEPWKWPELWHANPQIENPHLIYPGDSLSLVYIDGQPRLVLNRGASRGTIKLSPTVRTTPMADAIPTIPLEAINSFLLSNRIVDSEEQFKGAPYIVAGNAERVVSGAGDRVYGRGAFAEDIPVYGIFRQGKSYVDPDSGEFLGINADDVGTAEIVEREGDIATLQLSRTSQEVRLGDRLFASEERSVNSTFMPSAPASEIDGLIIDVPRGVTQIGQFDVVTLNKGRRDGLQDGNVLAVYKTGETVRDRVTGENVKIPDERSGLLMVFRTYEKLSYGLVLQATRSLAVRDKIRNP from the coding sequence ATGAGGAAATCACTACTCGCCCTGCTGCTGGTGGCGGTGGGCGGTATCGCCCAGGCCGCGGTGCAGCTGAAGGACGACCATCCGCAGCGCTATACCGTGGTGAAAGGCGACACCCTGTGGGGCATCTCCGGGCGCTTCCTCAAGGAACCCTGGAAATGGCCGGAACTCTGGCACGCCAACCCGCAGATCGAGAACCCGCATCTGATCTATCCCGGCGACAGCCTGAGCCTGGTCTACATCGACGGCCAGCCGCGGCTGGTGCTCAACCGCGGCGCCTCGCGCGGCACCATCAAGCTTTCGCCGACAGTGCGCACCACACCGATGGCCGACGCCATCCCGACCATTCCGCTGGAGGCGATCAACAGCTTCCTGCTGAGCAACCGCATCGTCGACAGCGAAGAACAGTTCAAGGGCGCGCCGTACATCGTTGCCGGCAATGCCGAGCGCGTGGTCAGCGGCGCCGGTGACCGCGTCTACGGGCGTGGCGCGTTCGCCGAGGACATCCCGGTATACGGCATCTTCCGTCAGGGCAAGAGCTACGTCGATCCGGACAGCGGCGAGTTCCTTGGCATCAACGCCGACGACGTCGGCACGGCGGAAATCGTCGAGCGCGAAGGCGACATCGCCACCCTGCAGCTCAGCCGCACCAGCCAGGAAGTACGCCTCGGCGACCGGTTGTTCGCCAGCGAAGAGCGTTCGGTGAATTCCACCTTCATGCCCAGTGCGCCGGCCAGCGAAATCGATGGACTGATCATCGACGTGCCGCGCGGCGTGACCCAGATCGGCCAGTTCGACGTGGTGACGCTGAACAAGGGTCGCCGTGATGGCCTGCAAGACGGTAACGTGCTGGCCGTGTACAAGACTGGCGAAACCGTGCGCGACCGGGTGACCGGCGAGAACGTGAAGATTCCCGACGAGCGCTCCGGCCTGCTGATGGTCTTTCGCACCTACGAGAAGCTCAGCTACGGCCTGGTGCTGCAGGCCACCCGCTCGCTGGCGGTGCGCGACAAGATCCGCAACCCCTGA
- a CDS encoding DNA-3-methyladenine glycosylase I: MPRCNWCGSDPLYIAYHDHEWGVPTRDPQVLFEFLLLEAFQAGLSWITVLRKRERYRQVLFGFDAERLAIMSDAEIDERMQDPGIIRNRRKLEAARGNACAWLRLDDPAGFVWSFVGGAPKINRFARIDQVPAVSAEAEAMSKALKKAGFSFVGPTICYAYMQACGMVMDHLIDCERHAALAGPIPLGTWRADDV, translated from the coding sequence ATGCCACGTTGCAACTGGTGCGGCAGCGACCCGCTGTACATCGCCTACCACGATCACGAATGGGGCGTGCCGACGCGCGACCCACAGGTGTTGTTCGAATTCCTCTTGCTCGAAGCCTTCCAGGCCGGGCTCTCCTGGATCACCGTATTGCGCAAGCGCGAGCGCTACCGGCAGGTGCTGTTCGGTTTCGATGCCGAGCGTCTGGCGATCATGAGCGACGCCGAGATCGACGAGCGCATGCAGGACCCGGGCATCATTCGCAACCGCCGTAAGCTCGAAGCCGCGCGTGGCAACGCCTGCGCCTGGTTGCGGCTGGACGATCCGGCCGGCTTCGTCTGGTCATTCGTCGGTGGTGCGCCGAAGATCAACCGCTTCGCGCGCATCGATCAGGTGCCGGCGGTCTCCGCCGAAGCCGAGGCCATGAGCAAGGCGCTGAAGAAGGCTGGTTTCAGCTTCGTCGGTCCGACCATCTGCTACGCCTACATGCAGGCCTGCGGCATGGTCATGGACCATCTGATCGACTGCGAGCGGCATGCCGCACTGGCTGGACCGATCCCGCTCGGCACGTGGCGTGCGGATGACGTTTAG
- a CDS encoding lysophospholipid acyltransferase, which produces MEKLKGALVVGALRLVAMLPWPAVQGLGSAIGWLMWKLPNRSREVARTNLHKCFPELDAGQLDALLGRTLRDIGKTFTESACAWIWPAHKTLGLIKQVEGLDVLEQALASGKGVVGITSHLGNWEVLNHFYCAQCKPIIFYRPPKLKAVDDLLQEQRVQLGNRVAPSTREGILSVIKEVRRGGSVGIPADPEPSEGSGLFVPFFAIQALTSKFVPGMLAGGKAVGVFLHALRLEDGSGFKVILEAAPEGMYSEDVETAVAAMSATIEKYVRAYPSQYMWTMKRFKKRPPGEKRWY; this is translated from the coding sequence GTGGAAAAACTCAAAGGTGCCCTGGTGGTCGGCGCGCTGCGCCTGGTGGCGATGCTGCCCTGGCCGGCGGTGCAGGGGCTCGGCTCGGCAATCGGCTGGCTGATGTGGAAACTGCCCAATCGCTCGCGTGAGGTCGCACGGACCAACCTGCACAAGTGCTTTCCCGAACTCGACGCCGGGCAGCTGGACGCCCTGCTCGGCCGCACCCTGCGCGATATCGGCAAGACCTTTACCGAAAGTGCCTGCGCCTGGATCTGGCCGGCGCACAAGACCCTCGGTCTGATCAAGCAGGTCGAAGGCCTCGACGTGCTGGAACAGGCGCTGGCGTCCGGCAAGGGCGTGGTCGGCATCACCAGCCACCTGGGCAACTGGGAGGTGCTGAATCACTTCTACTGCGCGCAGTGCAAGCCGATCATCTTCTACCGTCCGCCGAAGCTCAAAGCGGTGGACGATCTGCTGCAGGAGCAGCGCGTGCAGCTGGGCAACCGTGTCGCGCCGTCGACCCGCGAAGGCATTCTCAGCGTGATCAAGGAAGTCCGCCGCGGCGGCTCGGTGGGCATCCCGGCCGATCCCGAGCCGAGCGAAGGCAGCGGCCTGTTCGTGCCGTTCTTCGCCATCCAGGCGCTGACCAGCAAGTTCGTGCCCGGCATGCTCGCCGGCGGCAAGGCGGTCGGCGTGTTCCTGCACGCACTGCGCCTGGAGGATGGTTCCGGCTTCAAGGTGATCCTCGAAGCGGCGCCCGAAGGTATGTACAGCGAGGATGTGGAAACCGCCGTGGCGGCCATGAGCGCGACGATCGAGAAATACGTGCGCGCTTATCCGAGCCAGTACATGTGGACGATGAAGCGCTTCAAGAAGCGCCCGCCGGGGGAGAAACGCTGGTACTGA
- a CDS encoding tetratricopeptide repeat protein: MLESLEKMLSQGMDNPMLRFGLGKGYLDAGEPGRAALHLRRCVELDPKYSAAWKLLGKALQADDDIAGARQAWQQGIAAAVARGDKQAEKEMTLFLRRLDKLTPD; encoded by the coding sequence ATGCTCGAATCCCTGGAAAAGATGCTCTCGCAAGGCATGGACAACCCGATGCTGCGCTTCGGCCTGGGCAAGGGTTATCTGGATGCCGGCGAGCCGGGCCGGGCGGCCCTGCATCTGCGGCGCTGCGTGGAGCTCGATCCGAAGTATTCGGCCGCCTGGAAGCTGCTCGGCAAGGCCCTGCAGGCCGACGACGACATCGCCGGCGCACGCCAGGCCTGGCAGCAGGGCATCGCCGCCGCCGTCGCGCGGGGCGACAAGCAGGCGGAAAAGGAAATGACGCTGTTCCTGCGCCGCCTCGACAAGCTCACGCCTGACTGA
- the def gene encoding peptide deformylase translates to MAILNILEFPDPRLRTIAKPVDVVDDGIRQLIDDMFETMYEAPGIGLAATQVNVHKRVVVMDLSEDKSEPRVFINPEFEALTEQMDQYQEGCLSVPGFYENVDRPQKVKVKALDRDGQPYEIIAEGLLAVCIQHECDHLNGKLFVDYLSSLKRDRIKKKLEKLHRQQA, encoded by the coding sequence ATGGCCATTCTGAACATCCTTGAGTTTCCCGATCCGCGCCTGCGCACCATCGCTAAACCGGTGGATGTGGTCGATGACGGCATCCGTCAGTTGATCGACGACATGTTCGAAACCATGTACGAGGCACCGGGAATCGGCCTGGCCGCAACGCAGGTCAACGTGCACAAGCGCGTGGTGGTGATGGACCTGTCCGAGGACAAGAGCGAACCGCGGGTATTCATCAATCCCGAATTCGAAGCGCTGACCGAGCAGATGGACCAGTATCAGGAAGGCTGCCTGTCGGTGCCGGGCTTCTACGAGAACGTCGATCGCCCACAGAAGGTCAAGGTCAAGGCGCTGGACCGCGACGGCCAGCCCTACGAGATCATCGCTGAGGGCCTGCTCGCGGTGTGCATCCAGCACGAATGCGATCACCTCAACGGCAAGCTGTTCGTCGATTACCTGTCCAGCCTCAAGCGCGACCGGATCAAGAAGAAGCTGGAAAAACTGCACCGCCAGCAGGCTTGA
- the glyQ gene encoding glycine--tRNA ligase subunit alpha — MSQTTPAVRTFQDLILALQSYWAEQGCVVLQPYDMEMGAGTFHTATFLRAIGPETWNAAYVQPSRRPADGRYGENPNRLQHYYQFQVVLKPNPDNIQDLYLESLRRIGVDTSVHDVRFVEDNWESPTLGAWGLGWEVWLNGMEVTQFTYFQQVGGVECYPVTGEITYGLERLAMYLQGVDSVYDLIWADGPFGTVTYGDVFHQNEVEQSTYNFEHANVPKLFELFDFYESEANRLMAAELPLPAYEMVVKASHTFNLLDARRAISVTARQQYILRVRSLARSIAQSYLLARAKLGFPMATPELRDEVLAKLEAQE, encoded by the coding sequence TTGAGCCAGACTACGCCTGCCGTGCGCACCTTCCAAGACCTGATCCTCGCCCTGCAGAGCTACTGGGCCGAGCAGGGTTGCGTGGTTCTGCAGCCCTACGACATGGAAATGGGCGCCGGTACCTTCCACACCGCCACCTTCCTGCGCGCCATCGGTCCCGAGACCTGGAACGCCGCCTACGTGCAGCCTTCGCGCCGTCCGGCCGACGGCCGCTACGGCGAGAACCCCAACCGCCTGCAGCACTACTACCAGTTCCAGGTGGTGTTGAAGCCCAACCCGGACAACATCCAGGACCTGTACCTGGAGTCGCTGCGCCGCATCGGTGTCGACACCTCGGTGCACGACGTGCGCTTCGTCGAGGACAACTGGGAATCGCCGACGCTCGGCGCCTGGGGCCTGGGCTGGGAAGTCTGGCTCAACGGCATGGAAGTCACCCAGTTCACCTACTTCCAGCAGGTCGGTGGCGTCGAGTGCTACCCGGTCACCGGCGAGATCACCTACGGTCTCGAGCGCCTGGCCATGTACCTGCAGGGTGTGGACTCGGTGTACGACCTGATCTGGGCCGACGGCCCGTTCGGCACCGTGACCTATGGCGATGTGTTCCACCAGAACGAGGTTGAACAGTCGACCTACAACTTCGAGCACGCCAACGTGCCGAAGCTGTTCGAACTCTTCGATTTCTACGAGAGCGAAGCCAACCGGCTGATGGCCGCCGAGCTGCCGCTGCCGGCCTACGAGATGGTGGTCAAGGCCTCGCACACCTTCAACCTGCTCGATGCCCGCCGCGCCATTTCGGTCACCGCGCGCCAGCAGTACATCCTGCGTGTGCGCAGCCTGGCGCGCTCGATCGCCCAGAGCTACCTGCTGGCCCGCGCCAAACTCGGCTTCCCCATGGCCACCCCCGAACTGCGTGACGAAGTGCTGGCCAAGCTGGAGGCTCAAGAATGA
- the glyS gene encoding glycine--tRNA ligase subunit beta gives MSALDFLVELGTEELPPKALKTLSEAFLAGIEKGLKDAGLGFVKAHAYAAPRRLAVLVEQLATQQPDRSVNLDGPPIQAAFDADGEPTQAALGFARKCGVDLADIDRSGPKLKFSRTIEGQPASQLLPGIIEASLNDLPIPKRMRWAARKDEFVRPTQWLVMLFGEQVLDCEILAQRAGRESRGHRFHSPGQVRISSPAGYLEDLRGAHVIADFAERRELIAKRVEQLASEQNGSAIVPPALLDEVTALVEWPVPLVCSFEERFLEVPQEALISTMQDNQKYFCLLDANGKLLPRFITVANIESKDPAQIVSGNEKVVRPRLTDAEFFFKQDKKQPLERFNDRLKNVVFQAQLGTVFDKAERVSRLAGLIAERTGGDKARAMRAGLLSKADLATEMVGEFPEMQGIAGYYYALNEGEPEDVALALNEQYMPRGAGGELPGTLTGAAVAVADKLDTLVGIFGIGMLPTGSKDPYALRRAALGVLRILIEKQLDLNLVEAVNFAIGQFGTQVQSAGLADQVLEFIFDRLRARYEDEGVDVAAYLSVRAVQPGSALDFDQRVQAVQAFRTLPEAEALAAANKRVSNLLAKFESKLPEAVEPRWFDNATEFSLYSAIQQAEQAVQPLAAARQYREALERLAHLRGPVDAFFEAVLVNAEDASVRANRYALLARLRGLFLGVADISALG, from the coding sequence ATGAGTGCATTGGATTTTCTGGTCGAACTGGGTACCGAAGAGCTGCCGCCCAAGGCACTGAAAACCCTGAGCGAGGCCTTCCTCGCCGGTATCGAGAAGGGCCTGAAGGACGCCGGCCTGGGCTTCGTCAAGGCCCACGCCTACGCCGCGCCACGTCGGCTGGCGGTGCTGGTCGAGCAGCTGGCGACCCAGCAGCCGGACCGCAGCGTCAACCTCGACGGCCCACCGATCCAGGCTGCCTTCGACGCTGACGGTGAGCCGACCCAGGCTGCCCTGGGTTTCGCCCGCAAGTGTGGCGTAGACCTGGCCGATATCGATCGCAGCGGGCCGAAGCTCAAGTTCAGCCGCACCATCGAGGGCCAGCCCGCCAGCCAGTTGCTGCCGGGCATCATCGAAGCCTCGCTGAACGATCTGCCGATTCCCAAGCGCATGCGCTGGGCCGCACGCAAGGACGAGTTCGTCCGCCCGACCCAGTGGCTGGTGATGCTGTTCGGCGAGCAGGTGCTCGACTGCGAGATCCTCGCCCAGCGCGCCGGCCGCGAATCGCGCGGCCACCGCTTCCACAGTCCCGGTCAGGTGCGCATCTCCAGCCCGGCAGGCTACCTGGAGGACCTGCGCGGCGCCCACGTCATCGCCGACTTCGCCGAGCGCCGCGAGCTGATCGCCAAGCGCGTCGAGCAGCTGGCGTCCGAGCAGAACGGCAGTGCCATCGTGCCGCCGGCGCTGCTCGATGAGGTCACCGCCCTGGTGGAGTGGCCGGTGCCGCTGGTCTGCTCGTTCGAGGAACGTTTCCTCGAGGTACCGCAGGAGGCGCTCATCTCCACCATGCAGGACAACCAGAAGTATTTCTGCCTGCTGGATGCCAACGGCAAACTGCTGCCGCGCTTCATCACCGTGGCCAACATCGAATCGAAGGACCCGGCGCAGATCGTATCCGGCAACGAGAAGGTCGTGCGTCCGCGTCTGACCGACGCGGAGTTCTTCTTCAAGCAGGACAAGAAGCAGCCGCTGGAACGCTTCAACGATCGTCTGAAGAACGTGGTGTTCCAGGCCCAGCTCGGCACCGTGTTCGACAAGGCCGAGCGTGTCTCGCGCCTGGCCGGGCTGATCGCCGAGCGCACCGGCGGCGACAAGGCGCGCGCCATGCGTGCCGGCCTGCTGAGCAAGGCCGACCTGGCCACCGAGATGGTCGGCGAGTTTCCGGAGATGCAGGGCATCGCCGGCTACTACTATGCGCTCAACGAGGGCGAGCCTGAGGACGTTGCACTGGCGCTGAACGAGCAGTACATGCCGCGTGGCGCCGGTGGCGAGCTGCCGGGCACCCTGACCGGTGCCGCGGTGGCAGTGGCGGACAAGCTCGACACCCTGGTCGGGATCTTCGGCATCGGCATGCTGCCGACCGGCTCCAAGGACCCCTATGCACTGCGGCGCGCCGCCCTCGGCGTGCTGCGCATCCTCATCGAGAAGCAGCTGGACCTGAACCTAGTCGAGGCGGTGAACTTCGCCATCGGCCAGTTCGGTACACAGGTCCAGTCGGCCGGCCTTGCCGATCAGGTGCTGGAGTTCATCTTCGACCGCCTGCGTGCGCGTTACGAGGATGAGGGCGTCGACGTCGCCGCCTACCTCTCGGTGCGTGCCGTGCAGCCCGGTTCGGCGCTGGACTTCGATCAGCGCGTACAGGCGGTGCAGGCCTTCCGCACCCTGCCAGAAGCCGAGGCGCTGGCCGCGGCGAACAAGCGCGTCTCCAACCTGCTGGCCAAGTTCGAGTCCAAGCTGCCGGAAGCGGTCGAACCACGCTGGTTCGACAACGCCACCGAGTTCTCGCTGTATTCGGCGATCCAGCAGGCCGAACAGGCCGTGCAGCCGCTGGCCGCCGCGCGCCAGTATCGCGAGGCGCTGGAGCGCCTGGCGCACCTGCGCGGCCCGGTGGATGCCTTCTTCGAGGCGGTGCTGGTCAATGCCGAGGACGCCTCGGTGCGCGCCAACCGTTATGCCTTGCTGGCCCGGCTGAGAGGACTGTTCCTTGGTGTCGCCGATATTTCCGCACTTGGCTAG
- the trkA gene encoding Trk system potassium transporter TrkA, translating into MKIIILGAGQVGGTLAEHLAGEANDITVVDTDGDRLRDLGDRLDIRTVQGRASFPTVLRQAGADDADMLVAVTNSDETNMVACQVAYTLFHTPTKIARVREPAYLVRSGLFNNEAIPVDVLISPEQVVTNYIKRLIEHPGSLQVIDFAGGKAQLVAVRAYYGGPLVGQELRQIRRHMPNVDTRVAAIFRRNHAILPQGDTVIEADDEVFFIAAKGHIRAVMSEMRRLDENYKRIVIAGGGHIGERLAEAIESRYQVKIIEMNPARCRYLSDALDSTVILQGSASDRDLLVEENINDADVFLALTNDDEANIMSSLLAKRLGARKVMCIINNPAYVDLVQGGDIDIAISPQLATIGTLLTHVRRGDIVSAHSLRRGAAEAIEVVAHGDARSSKVIGRMISQIALPPGATIGAVIRDEEVLIAHGDTVIASGDHVILFLVDKKHIRDVERLFQAGLTFF; encoded by the coding sequence TTGAAGATCATCATCCTCGGCGCCGGCCAAGTCGGCGGCACCCTCGCCGAACATCTCGCCGGCGAAGCGAACGACATCACCGTGGTCGACACCGATGGCGACCGCCTGCGCGACCTCGGCGATCGCCTGGACATCCGCACCGTGCAAGGGCGCGCCTCGTTCCCCACCGTGCTGCGTCAGGCTGGCGCCGACGATGCCGACATGCTGGTGGCGGTGACCAACAGCGACGAGACCAATATGGTTGCCTGCCAGGTCGCCTACACGCTGTTTCACACCCCAACCAAGATCGCCCGGGTGCGCGAGCCGGCCTATCTGGTACGTAGCGGCCTGTTCAACAACGAGGCGATTCCCGTCGACGTACTGATCAGCCCCGAGCAGGTGGTCACCAACTACATCAAGCGGCTGATCGAACACCCCGGCTCGCTGCAGGTGATCGATTTCGCCGGCGGCAAGGCGCAGCTGGTAGCGGTGCGCGCCTACTACGGCGGCCCGCTGGTGGGTCAGGAGCTGCGCCAGATCCGCCGCCACATGCCCAACGTCGATACGCGGGTGGCGGCGATTTTCCGCCGCAACCACGCGATCCTGCCGCAGGGCGACACAGTGATCGAAGCCGACGATGAGGTGTTCTTCATCGCTGCCAAGGGCCATATCCGCGCGGTGATGAGCGAGATGCGCCGTCTGGACGAGAACTACAAGCGCATCGTCATCGCCGGCGGCGGGCACATCGGCGAACGGCTGGCCGAGGCCATCGAAAGCCGCTATCAGGTGAAGATCATCGAGATGAACCCGGCGCGCTGCCGTTATCTGTCGGACGCGCTCGACAGCACGGTGATCCTGCAGGGCAGCGCTTCGGATCGCGATCTGCTGGTGGAAGAAAACATCAACGATGCCGACGTATTCCTCGCGCTGACCAACGACGACGAGGCCAACATCATGTCCTCGCTGCTGGCCAAGCGCCTCGGCGCGCGCAAGGTGATGTGCATCATCAACAACCCGGCCTACGTCGACCTGGTGCAGGGCGGCGATATCGACATCGCCATCAGTCCGCAGCTGGCGACCATCGGCACGCTGCTCACCCATGTGCGGCGCGGCGACATCGTCAGCGCGCATTCGCTGCGCCGCGGAGCGGCCGAGGCCATCGAAGTGGTCGCCCACGGCGATGCGCGCTCGAGCAAGGTGATCGGCCGCATGATCAGCCAGATCGCCCTGCCGCCCGGCGCCACCATCGGCGCGGTGATCCGCGACGAAGAAGTCCTGATCGCCCACGGCGACACGGTGATCGCTTCCGGCGACCATGTGATCCTGTTCCTCGTCGACAAGAAACACATCCGCGACGTGGAACGGCTGTTCCAGGCCGGCCTGACGTTCTTCTAG
- a CDS encoding PilZ domain-containing protein, whose product MSNQRQYPRTSMKCRIRISHPAFGDVFAHTRDLSDGGVYIRHPELAALAPGSVVTGQVQDLPIPAPVLRLEVMRVDAEGAGLRFLQDD is encoded by the coding sequence ATGAGCAACCAACGCCAGTACCCGCGCACCAGCATGAAATGCCGGATTCGCATCAGCCATCCCGCCTTCGGCGATGTCTTCGCGCACACCCGCGATCTGTCGGATGGCGGCGTCTACATCAGGCATCCCGAGTTGGCGGCGCTGGCGCCTGGCAGCGTGGTGACCGGCCAGGTGCAGGATCTGCCGATCCCGGCGCCGGTGCTGCGGCTGGAAGTGATGCGAGTGGATGCCGAAGGCGCCGGCCTGCGTTTTCTGCAGGACGACTGA